From the Lathyrus oleraceus cultivar Zhongwan6 chromosome 3, CAAS_Psat_ZW6_1.0, whole genome shotgun sequence genome, the window GTCCTTTGTCctccctagcatagccaaaagggttaggactaggagagaaaagAAAATTGTGGCTCAAAGGTCCCCTAGAAAGAAGATTGATGTTCCAACCTCTTCCAAGACAACGGTGGCAGTCGAGAGTTCCCTCAAGAGGAAAGTTCATGGTCCAaccaaatcttggagcaaagtggtgcccaagaaaaagaagaccaagtttgttgttgttgagtcTGACTCAGATGTTCCTTGTAATGTCTCTGACATTCTGTCAAAGAcgaagccaaccactagcaagcttgcagctagtgtccctgaggtaccaATTGACAACATATCTTTTCATTTTGCTTCAAGTGTAAACAGGTGGAAATATGTTTATCAGAAGAGGCTGGCTTTGGAAAGGGAATTAGCTCAGAATGTCCTAGACTGTAAGGATATTATGGATCTTATTCAAGAGGCTGGTTTAATGAAGACTGTGACTCAGTTTTCAAAGTGCTATAAGATGTTGGTAAAGGAATTTATTGTTAACTTGTCTGAAGAATGTGTTGATGGCAAGTCTAAGGAATTCAGGAAAGTGTATGTGAGAGGCAAGTGTGTAAATTTCTCTCCTTCAGTGATCAACAAGTATTTGGGAAGGCCTATGAagctcaacctgagcttgagGTGACTGACAACAAAATCTATCAAGTCATCACTACTAATCAGGTAAGGAAGTGGCCTCTCAAAGGAAAATTGGTGGCAAGTAAACTGAGTGTCAAGTATGCAATGCTGCACAAGATTGGAGCTGCTAACTGGGTGCCCACCAATCATAAATCTACAGTTGTTGTAATGCTTGGAAAGTTTATATATGATGTTGGAACCAAAGCCAAATTTGACTATGGCTCCTATATTTTTTATCAAACTTTGAAGCATGCGGgaagcttcagtgtgaagggTCCTATAGCCTTTCTTTCTCTCATCTGTGGTATTGTTTTGAATCAGTTTCCAAACATCTTAACTGAGAATGATTCTGTGAAGAAAAAAGACAACCCTATGTCTTTCAATCATAAGTTATTCCTAGGTACccatgtccctgacattgtcatgacatcaggtGAGACATCACGTGTAAGCAATCAGCCAGGTAAAGTTGATGTCATTGCAATGCTCAAAGAAACCTGCAGGGAATTAGAGGCAAGGAAGGTGAACTTGGAAAAATTGATTAGCTCTTTGGAGATGACTGAAGGTGATGTGCTAGCTGATGGTGGAGAATTTGGtgaagttgttgttgttgcagAAGAAGCTGAAAGACAAGGTGAAGAGGGAGAAGCAGATGCCAGTCCTGATGATGGCACAAATGATGATGCTGACTCTGAGTCAGATGACTAGAACATTTCTTGTGTTTCTGATAATTgcttgtatttttattttttttggtctgtaatattaagtgttgctttggcaacatttttgacaaaaagggggagtaacacttgtaccccaggacaacagatttctttgaagttgaaggtcctctaaacaagaggttatgttgttgtttgctctctgcttgatcttctcttgtgttgttgttgtttgaagtttaacttctatgtttgctaagtgtattagctaatttgattctctgcttggatgtgtgctttctgcggctgtgaactctgttgtgatgccaagttgttttagccaaaaatttgccaaagggggagtttgtagatgtttttgattggctgcattttatgttaaaacacttactgtacttagatgtcttgactgatgtcatgacatgcttaagtagtatgctgcaggattagctaatacatgatttactggatgtcaaactgaatgttatgacattcattcatgacaatattttttggatgtcaaactgaatgttatgacattcatccctgacagcagatgctaaagtataggctaatttttctgttatgtttcagtatttatctcaggctgattttcaggaaactaacagctgtgctaaaattaagagacctagcatatagcctatttgttagcaccctaatgtatggaaattaggttaacttgcttaaccctaattttatgaaattcaagttcaaggcccaagtactgcattataaaaggatggcaatcctactttcagcaattcagtgatttgaagcgtgaagaattcaatatatcattatatatcattgatgtactttcattgtgtcttgaattaggttttacttgtgagccaaaCAATTATCACCTAaatgattgcattggactagggtgtttattgagttgtaattgttgtgtcactctaagcttttaagcgtgagtgctgtgtttcttgattaaagcttttaagcacaatcaagagttgtttgaagtatatcttcaccactgactttaaaattcttaatggttgtaatcactgttgcgattgagggggggtgagtaggtactcaggtcttagtttagattgaaattgcattggataggtcttaagtgataggattaaactggtggtttaagtcctgaattaatacctcttatagtggatttcctccctggcttggtagcccccagagtAGGTGTGTCTGTCACCGAACTGGATAAACAATTCTCTATGTCATTTACTGTTTTTTACATTTACTTTCTACATACAttacctgtctgcgcagaattggatgtcataacatccagtgtgacatcgatagaCTGTTATTAGAATTTCAACTTATATTACATACTAATCAACACCGCATAGCATAAATCGATTACATTTTAACATATCATGGAAATTCATTACATAGCAGCATGTGTATATGAAATTCAATTCACAATGACATACTTAACAATAATCATCCAACGCAATTTATCATATAGCATACATCATCATATTCCACGTCGTCTGTCTCGCAAAGTGATGAATCATACACCTTTGGAGATTCAGGATCAAATTACCATAACCAGAgcatacatgtgattttttcCACCAAGCAACACCTCACACTTGGTGAAGGAGTTGAAGATGAGAATTAAAGAGATATCGCACTGTTGAAGAAGCTACCAAGGGTtcagatatttcaaggagtaCTTTGCAGAAAACGAGACACATGGAGGGTCCACTGCCTAAAGCCAACCGTGCTTTCCCCGACTGCTGAATATTTTTTTCTGAAACCTTTTCTTCCTTAACTGCAAGCCACTTTTGTCAAGTGTCTGCAGGATAATACAAGGACTATTCGATCTAGTGTTGCTCTGGCCCTTGGGATGCTCAGTGGACTCAATGCCAGGGTTGACCCTATAGTTAGTGATTTGCTCTCCGGTCGGCAGGGATTAGACGATGCCGTTCGTGAAGCTATTTTGAGTGCTTTGAAAGGTGTATTGAAGCATGCTGGAAAGAATGTGGGCTCTGCTGTTATAAGGCATATATACAATATTCCAAAAGATTTGATTCATCATGAGGACAATCGAGTTAGAATGTATGCCACAAGCACCAATAGCAAAAGCCATATAACATGCACacaaaagaaaaaacaaaacGAAACAATTCAATTCAGAACAACCGTATCACTCAAAATTGCAGTTAACAGCAAGTTCAACATTCCACACATAACAATTACAATAGCGACATAATTCACTAGCATGCCTACCAGTTATGACAGCCATATCCAAATTCAAGCAAGTTGCAGTGCGTTCAGCTTTGTTCTAACAATAAACATGTTCAAACCATCCATTTCAAACTACTCTAACGGTCCAATAACTTTATAGCAGATCGGTGTTACATTTGTACATCAGTGAGGTGATCTGCCAGGTTTGTTGGGAATACTTTTGCTTGTGTATGTCCTTGCTTTGGATCCTTATCCGGGTTATACCCCCATTGGTACTGAAGTTGATGTTGGGGCTGCAACTGAAACATCCAAAAACCAAAGTTGCAACCGCACAAACCTGACGCACCATCGGCCATCAAAGCATGAACAACCCACAAGCTGCAAACTGCAGCGGGAGTTGCAGGCCAACTGCAGAATACCGGCAACGAACATCACAACTGAAACCGCAACTACATCAGGAGAAATGCAGCACACCAACGCGAGAACAGTAAAAGCACACCAATGGCAACGTCGGCAAACGCAGCAAAGTCACAAGCTGCTACACGCAAGCAAAGCCGCAACACCGTTACAAGCCACAACAAACGCAACAACACTTCTAAGCATAAGAGGCAACCTGCAAAACAAACAGCCAAATGGCAAGCTGCTGCAAAATAGCCAAGGCATCCAACAATAGCTACAAAGCACAACCCGACAATCCACAAGAGTTAACACACATGGATACGGCATCACGACCTAGTGAGCTAACATCGCATAATAAACAGAACTGCAACAAACCAAGGAGAGATCAAGCTAGAATAAATTAGATATTCAGTCATTCTACCGTTCCATTCCGTTTTTGGCTAGCAGGGAGACACACAAAACGCTCATATGTTCACAAATGTTGGAGTTTACTATGCACCAGATCCTGCGTTAAAGGGCGAGGTGTCTGATGGTGCAGAAGTAGCGCGTAAAATGGAGAGATGGGTGATTGAGAATCACCGTTTTCAGTCGCGGTATGCTGTGTCTGAGCTGAATGAAAAACTTCTGGAGGATGTTTGATGTTGGTCTGTATGAGCATTGTAGGAGGAAGTATGGAGCCGTTGGGCCAAGCAAGCACACCTCGACGCTGCTTATATAGAGGTTGGTCAACTATTTCCGTAACGAGATACCAACCAGCACAATTCATCCTGCTCCATAATTGGAAGACAATTTAATTAGTGGAAATTCAGCATCATTTTGATTATAGCAATTTTAATAGCTAAAACTCAACATTCAGTAACAAGTTCACCAGCAGTAGCGAGGCGGTTTAATGTCTAACGGATATCGTTTTCAAAACATCGACATAACAACTAACCATCATTCATAACATAACCAATTGGATCATTCGCATAGGCTTACCGCACCAGAATTCTTTCAGCTTGGTCCTGCACGATGTCGACTTCGAGGCCTTAACTTGTCCGACCATGAAAAGAAACCATGATCCTGCAAAAATATGATACCTTCCACAAGTCAGGCCAAGAGCAAGCATAGAGTGAACACCAATGTAACAATGTCACTAACAAAATAACACTTACATTTCATTTCGTTTCATTTGAATTTCGTTAACATTACATTCAAATTAAATTCCCTCTAATCGGCATTCCTATTAACATTCCTACTAACTGAAACTAACCAAGCTTTCACTAACCTAAATGAACTTTTATGTGGCAGAGCATAGTCCAAAAGGAAAGAGAATTTCAAGTCACAATCCATTTTGCATTGTTATTTCAAATTGAGTTTCAATTGTAATTTCATGTTCAATTTAATCACCTAAGGATTTGTAATTTGTAACTGAAATTGAATTTATGGTGAATTTCAACATAATTTCATCTTGAATTCCTAACAGAATGAAATCCTATAAATACCCTAcaagtctctctctctctctctctctctctctctctctctctctctctctctctctccatgATACTCTTCACCCTCCACTATCACAAACTGAAACTCTCTCCACCCTCCATTCTTCTCCCTAAACTCACCCTCTCttcttcactctctctctctccatGATACTCTTCACCCTCCACTATCACAAACTGAGACTCTCTCCACTCTCCATTCTTCTCCCTCGCCCTCACCATACTCCATAACAGAAAGATAACAGAAACCGAAAGAAGGAGAAGAAGGAAAACAAGGCGAAGAGAGGCGGAGGAACGAAAGTTGAAGTGGAAGGGGAGAATACCTTAAGTTCTGTCGAAAGCCGCGGAGGTGCGAACCGGAGTAGCGTCCTTCTTCGTCGTCTTCACCAGAGCATCTTCATCGGAGCAATCTCACGATCCTCATCATCCTTCGCAATGCAATGATCTAACAGTCTTCCTCACCTTCGTTCCTAAGCACAACGCGCGAACGATGTACGCCTCTCCTTTCTCTTTGCTTTTGTGACAGAGAGGACGAGTGTCGTTGGTTCGATTATGTAGAGCCTTGAATTTGAAACCTCGACGAGCTTCCATGGCGGTTCGAGATCGGAGCTTAAATGCGTTTAGCTCCGGAGAGATTGTAGATGTAGACTTTTGGCCGTGTGAGCGCGCCAACGTCGCCGTTTTGCATTTTGATTTGGAATTGGCAGTCGCGTCTTCACCGTTGCAAAATTTTGTGGACGGTAGAAGATCATTGGACCAAGGCCTCGTTGGGCCCGAGAGCAGGTTCGATCCATGTGttattctttctttttttatTGCGTTTGGGCATGAGGCTTCAAGAAGCCCGAAATGGATTTTGGCTCATATACCCCCCTCTCTGGCCAGGGCACCCCTGGTTGGGCCTAGATTTATTTTAGGCCCATGCTGATTAGTTAATGGTGATAGTTAGAGATTAATTTTGTTGATTAGATTTCAATTGTTTTTAATTAGGATTTTAATGCAATTTGGTTAATAATAATTAGGATAATTGTTTTAGAATTGATTGTTAATTGTTTTAGAatttaattttgataattgttgATTGTTAATTGTTTTAGAATTTATTTGATAATTGTTTTAGAAGTTAATTTCGATAATTGTTTTTGAATACTCTTCTACTTTAATCTAATTTCTAACAATTAACTCCTAACAATTTACAAATCCGCATCTAACTCTAACTTTTAAATTCCGCTTCTAACATTTATTTTTGTCATTTATTTTTGTCATTTACTTTGTTTACTTTTATTTTGCTTTATATTACATATTGTACATTTTTAATCTCATCTTAAAATGAACCTAAAAATGGAAGGActtaaaaaatgcaaaaatacaATAATTCTCAAGCATGGAATGGACATTGGACAATGGACTTAAGGACTTCTCATTAGGACCCTTGCTTTGCTTGGACCCTTGCTTGGACCTTGGACTTGTGTGATTGACATATGCAACCTTGAGTTTCTGAGGACTTGTAATCTTTTATTGCAATAACAGAGAGCATTCATGGCACAACCTTAGGGAGACATGCTTTGTAATTCCATTATCCAATTGTTAGCTTATGACACAATACgcacaaaaggctttctcttgggctacctaacaatgagaccttttatttctgcactcccttgtactttacatgtacccctCTCATCTTCCGGATGTATGTTTTTACTTGCTTTATCTTTTATTGCTTGTTAGCTATTCCTTAGGCATTAGAAACGATCactctttcaaaatcaataaacaaactcttgatccaacgtcaagcagtcttttctcaaatcaaactcaaaaacaCAATAAATATGATTGGGATTGTatgtcacgagccttaagtggtaatAAGGGATGAGAATGGAGTTTTCATACACTCGTTCTGAGTGCCTTgaacacaagacgtttggcttggtagttcgaggtattcgcctttatccatagtctttagttCAATCCAAAATCAATAACACCTTTCTCGAAACCTAAAAATAATTAcaactcattcaaaccttttgtttgagccttagggcatcactatcgaaaacccttcttcaaggtaataaaatcaacaaaacaaacaacatttTTTACCCATGAACTACggggctctgatttctcacttcaacaaatggcaatacataggcacgaggacctaatccttggcgagcacactaatttaaaaccTACTTCTACTCCACAAACCTTTGGCAAGTAAACATTCGTTAAACAATACCCATTCAAGCACAAAtatcctagatggttcccatggaataccatggatgtgaggggtgttaatacattccccttgcataaccgacttccaAACCTGTCtgtggttgcgatgaccattctttggtgttttctcgatattttccctttcctttggaataaataaaaaccgatggtgactctgtatttttcgcgtagcgacagCTGGGGACTCTGTTGGAGACATATCCCTAAGCAAGTCAAGCCTAATCTAGGTTGCTTTCTCGCATGTGTGGATGTTTATCCTTTTGCCTGTTTGCCTTATTTATCGCTTTTCGCTTTAAATTCTGTAATATCGGTTACATGGTTATATGGTTCTATGGTATTGATGGATACAACTTGGATTGCAAGTAgccttgtgggaaagactttctacccgagtctagagtggaacttgagatatga encodes:
- the LOC127131520 gene encoding uncharacterized protein LOC127131520; this encodes MSQQSNSSPSKNMPCSPSAEPSNPNREDPVADSMNTPHARRPKETVSGFSSSIILDERTKEGSRYVHNSIATIVTRILSGNHEVPGVSIPLNTIEPDSVVDQENTESLGKNIFDDVEQTDAHKEANVDKPLDNVAGEEAHVTHDVSDNPNCEAETVDLEEFSDNELLSFVLPSIAKRVRTRREKKIVAQRSPRKKIDVPTSSKTTVAVESSLKRKVHGPTKSWSKVTKPTTSKLAASVPEVPIDNISFHFASSVNRWKYVYQKRLALERELAQNVLDCKDIMDLIQEAGLMKTVTQFSKCYKMLVKEFIVNLSEECVDGKSKEFRKVYVRGKCVRKWPLKGKLVASKLSVKYAMLHKIGAANWVPTNHKSTVVVMLGKFIYDVGTKAKFDYGSYIFYQTLKHAGSFSVKGPIAFLSLICGIVLNQFPNILTENDSVKKKDNPMSFNHKLFLGTHVPDIVMTSGETSRVSNQPGKVDVIAMLKETCRELEARKVNLEKLISSLEMTEGDVLADGGEFGEVVVVAEEAERQGEEGEADASPDDGTNDDADSESDD